A window of bacterium contains these coding sequences:
- a CDS encoding DEAD/DEAH box helicase family protein — MLERQTFRNKDLVLKVSSNYDPKRFDPNKYEAFLDALCEDREYQKEAIREAMRYFLGGEYKSLKELAEENYHKNPKLQEKYSSSADFLSYLQLPDKLSCSLDHATATGKSYVMYGIARIMLAEGAVDQALVLCPSNTIEAGLTEKFLSLSADRTLKDLLPADSKIANPRIINASNTIQKGDVCIENIHATYINTKSAIEDSLVGKGERTLVLNDEAHHLMSPSDTALKKWKEFLLDPKYGFKFIVNVSGTCYIEDDYFTDVIHRFSLRDSIEEKFIKSIRYVAEDSSGSEDEKFQKIYDNHIENKTVKYRKVKPITILVTKNIAACKRLTDKLVAFLATKERISKEQAVAKILIVTSANEHKKNIPILRRVDDKDNPIEWITSVSMLSEGWDVKNVFQIVPHEEKAFNSKLLIAQVLGRGLRIPEVYRGNQPVVTVFNHDKWSGSIKHLVDEVLEIEKRIHSYPVEKKEDYNFNLYQIDYEKVIEETKEYPKEDEFELLKKGYIAYWSQEEDVEKSTTYVRAVSGEQDVKKTLIEFKMYSVDEVAHDVSNRLRIFDQEAGTDYSGEWPKERIANIIRQSLRQVNDKTGMVGEENRQKTIQAFGVIKRKSSTFPRIVLKSKEPYKISTRKINKNSVGVGALRRDNTVFWDDYSLTTGDEQDRKLLKELVEIKEDGELIDIVKVENRYNFKTPLNMTLSSYKPERKFIQGLIKSDNVKAIDTWIKSLDVGFYSIEYSWRKGEHPKPGSFNPDFFIKAGSDIIVVEIKMDDDISDENKAKLRYTREHFARVTELQKEQRYYFKFLSPGSYDLFFKSLREKTHRDFKSELEAKLEE; from the coding sequence ATGCTTGAGCGGCAGACCTTTCGGAACAAGGATTTAGTCCTTAAAGTATCTTCCAACTACGATCCCAAGAGGTTTGATCCGAATAAATACGAGGCTTTTCTGGACGCCCTCTGCGAGGACAGGGAATACCAGAAAGAGGCAATCAGGGAAGCGATGCGCTACTTTTTGGGCGGTGAATACAAAAGCCTCAAGGAACTGGCGGAGGAAAACTATCATAAGAACCCCAAACTTCAGGAGAAGTATTCATCTTCTGCAGATTTCTTAAGCTATCTGCAACTGCCGGATAAACTCTCCTGCTCTCTGGATCACGCAACGGCTACCGGCAAAAGCTATGTGATGTATGGCATTGCCCGCATTATGCTGGCCGAGGGCGCTGTGGATCAGGCGTTGGTCCTGTGTCCTTCTAACACCATCGAGGCTGGGCTCACAGAGAAGTTTCTGAGCCTCTCCGCTGATAGAACCCTCAAAGACCTTCTGCCTGCCGATTCTAAGATTGCCAACCCACGTATTATCAATGCCTCCAACACCATTCAGAAGGGGGACGTCTGCATTGAGAACATCCACGCCACCTATATCAACACCAAATCTGCCATTGAGGATAGCCTTGTCGGGAAAGGCGAGCGGACTCTGGTATTGAACGATGAAGCACACCACTTGATGAGCCCCTCCGATACGGCACTCAAAAAATGGAAGGAATTTTTACTTGATCCTAAATATGGATTCAAATTTATCGTGAATGTTTCAGGCACTTGCTATATAGAAGATGACTATTTCACTGATGTCATCCACCGCTTTTCCTTGAGGGATTCCATTGAGGAGAAGTTTATCAAATCTATCCGTTATGTGGCAGAGGACTCCTCAGGGAGCGAGGATGAAAAGTTCCAGAAGATTTACGACAATCACATTGAGAACAAGACGGTAAAATACCGTAAGGTTAAACCCATTACTATCCTGGTTACCAAAAACATCGCCGCCTGCAAGCGTCTCACCGATAAACTAGTTGCCTTCCTTGCCACCAAAGAAAGGATCAGTAAAGAGCAAGCGGTAGCGAAGATTTTAATCGTTACCTCTGCCAACGAGCATAAGAAAAATATCCCCATCCTGCGAAGGGTGGATGACAAGGACAACCCCATTGAGTGGATTACTTCTGTTAGCATGCTCTCCGAAGGCTGGGATGTCAAAAACGTCTTTCAGATCGTCCCGCATGAGGAGAAAGCGTTTAATTCAAAACTTCTGATTGCCCAGGTACTGGGAAGGGGCTTGAGGATACCTGAGGTCTACAGGGGCAATCAACCAGTTGTAACTGTTTTCAATCACGATAAGTGGTCAGGGAGTATCAAACACCTGGTAGATGAAGTTTTGGAGATTGAGAAGCGCATCCACTCCTACCCGGTGGAGAAGAAAGAGGACTACAACTTTAATCTATATCAAATTGATTATGAGAAGGTAATAGAAGAGACTAAGGAATATCCAAAAGAGGATGAGTTTGAATTACTCAAGAAAGGATATATTGCTTATTGGAGCCAGGAGGAGGATGTAGAAAAGAGCACTACCTACGTCAGGGCGGTCTCTGGCGAGCAGGATGTAAAGAAAACGCTGATTGAGTTCAAGATGTATTCTGTCGACGAGGTGGCACATGATGTGTCCAATCGCCTTCGTATTTTTGACCAAGAGGCAGGGACCGACTATAGCGGAGAATGGCCTAAAGAAAGAATTGCTAACATTATCCGACAGTCTTTGCGACAAGTGAACGATAAAACAGGCATGGTTGGCGAGGAAAATCGCCAGAAAACAATACAGGCATTTGGTGTTATCAAAAGGAAAAGCAGCACTTTCCCAAGGATAGTGCTGAAATCAAAAGAACCCTACAAAATCAGCACCCGAAAGATAAATAAAAACAGTGTCGGTGTAGGGGCTCTACGGCGTGACAACACGGTGTTTTGGGATGACTACTCTTTAACTACTGGAGACGAACAAGATAGAAAACTCCTAAAAGAGTTGGTTGAGATAAAAGAGGACGGAGAGCTTATAGATATTGTTAAGGTTGAAAACCGATATAATTTCAAAACTCCGCTCAATATGACATTATCTAGCTACAAACCAGAGAGAAAATTCATACAAGGTTTGATTAAGAGTGATAATGTCAAGGCGATAGATACATGGATCAAATCTCTGGATGTGGGTTTCTACAGTATTGAATACTCATGGCGAAAAGGGGAGCATCCTAAGCCGGGGAGTTTTAATCCTGATTTCTTTATCAAGGCGGGTAGCGATATTATTGTGGTGGAAATCAAGATGGACGATGATATCTCCGATGAAAATAAGGCTAAACTCCGATATACCAGGGAGCATTTTGCCAGGGTCACCGAGCTGCAGAAAGAGCAGAGGTATTATTTCAAATTCCTTTCCCCAGGAAGTTATGACCTATTTTTTAAGTCCTTGAGGGAGAAAACGCACAGGGATTTCAAATCAGAGCTTGAGGCAAAGTTAGAGGAATAA
- a CDS encoding NYN domain-containing protein — protein sequence MIESSKKRAFVFAGGQDLFHAVKEAFGYSFPNYDIKLLSERICSMQGWTLGDVYFYTGIPDSQDNSFWHNFWSKKLSYMGRAGIKPFSRELRYHNQKMECPSCNKLYTALVGHEKGVDVRIALDVIRLAREKAYDIAIIFSQDQDLSEVAEEIRGIAIAQKRWIKIVSAFPASPTCKNKRGINKTDWIKIDKQTYDSCIDSNDYRIGKTKEKNN from the coding sequence ATGATAGAATCATCTAAAAAGAGGGCTTTTGTGTTTGCCGGTGGGCAAGATTTATTCCATGCAGTAAAGGAAGCTTTTGGGTATTCCTTTCCGAATTATGATATTAAATTATTATCTGAAAGGATATGTTCAATGCAAGGATGGACTTTGGGTGATGTATATTTCTATACGGGGATACCGGATTCACAAGACAACAGTTTCTGGCATAATTTCTGGAGTAAAAAATTAAGTTATATGGGACGGGCTGGTATTAAGCCTTTTTCAAGAGAGTTGAGATACCATAATCAAAAAATGGAATGTCCGTCATGCAATAAACTTTATACTGCTCTTGTAGGACATGAGAAAGGAGTAGATGTTCGTATAGCTCTTGATGTTATTAGGCTTGCTCGTGAAAAAGCTTATGATATAGCGATTATATTTAGCCAAGATCAAGATTTAAGCGAAGTTGCGGAAGAGATAAGGGGAATTGCTATTGCACAAAAGCGTTGGATTAAAATAGTTTCAGCTTTTCCTGCAAGTCCTACATGTAAAAATAAGAGAGGTATAAATAAGACTGATTGGATTAAAATTGATAAACAAACTTATGATTCTTGTATAGATTCTAATGATTATAGAATTGGTAAGACTAAAGAAAAAAATAACTAG